TCTATTAACTCTCGTTTCCCTACTACATAACCTCCCGTCGGGGCAATGCCTCCTCCCGGGTTTTTTATAAGAGAGCCGGCGCATAAATCGGCACCGACTTCCGTCGGTTCTTTAGTTTCCGTAAATTCTCCGTAGCAGTTGTCAACAAGGCACACAATATCTTCTTTGATTTCCTTTATGTATTCAATCAGCTCTTTTATACTTTCTATATCCAGGGTAGGTCTCATGCTATAACCTCTGGAACGCTGTATGAGTACCATCTTCGTCTTTTCACTAATTTTTTCTCTAATTTTCTCGAAATCGGGCTTGCCGTTTCTGAGTTCTACATGGGAGTACTTTATATTATATTCTCTGAGAGAACCTACATTTTTTCCTAAAATGGCATCTTTTAAAGTATCATATGGTTCGCCTGTGACACACAATAATTCGTCCTGGGGTTTTAAAACGCCGAAAAAGCAAAGAATGATAGCATGAGTGCCGGAAATTATCTGCGGTCTTACCAGTGCATCTTCGGCACGAAATACACTGCTGTAAACAGCTTCAATGGTTTCACGTCCTAAATCGTTATAACCATATCCCGTTGAATCATTAAGATGAAAATCGCTCAAGTCATTTTCTACCATAGCCGCGGTTACTTTAAGCTGATTGCATTCTACTATTTCGCTTACCTTTTCAAATTCTTTGCCGATTTCTTTCACTACAGATTCTGCCAATGTTATTATTTCATCATTTATGGAAAATCTCGTTTTTATAATTTCCCGTGTGATACTGTGCATGTTATCCCTTCTTCTGCTTTTTATTTAAGATTTTATCATATCAAATTTCTCGTTTCAACGTTCTCCGGCACAGAGGACATTCTGAATTATTCAACATCTCTTTTTGTAAATGTAGGAAACTTTTTGAAAGCCCCTCCTCAATTCCTTCTTTTTTCCCCATTCGTCTGCCTGTTGCGTACCCAGCCAGAAATATGAAAAGCATTACAATGATGTAAGGTATAAACTCTCTAAGGATTTTATGACACCTCCTCAGAATTTGACAATAAATATATTATGTAAACAATAAATATGGCTGAAAAGCCTACGGAAATAGTTTTAACAGCGTCTAAATACAAAGCGGATAAAAAGCATATAATGGAAAAAACAAGGCATTCTACTTTTCCCAGCACTTTTACGTAATTTTTGCCGCAGGCTATCTCCTTTTTGTAGTCATAAAGGTCGTCCCATAATTGAACGGACCACATTATAAACAAAGACGAAAGCATTTCGCTAAAACCTAGAATTAAAATTCCTAAGATAAGCATTATTAACGACTCTTGATAGCCGTATAAACCTGAAGGCATTTTTGTGCCATAATCTGCGGTCATGCCTACAATATAGCTGGAAAAAAATAAACTTATTGAAGATCTCGGTTCGAGAAAACATGCCAGAGAAAAAATAAAGATAGCATACGGTAAAATTCCCGCTCCGAGGACATTTGAGAAATTTTGTCTTTCCAGCACGGTATCATATTCCAGGTCGATAAAATCATCCATCAGTTTTATAACGAAACCTGTTAGAAAAACTGCAAACAATTTTCTAACTAAAGGGCTAGAGGTTATATGCCACAAAAGTTTTCACCTCTTTGAACCCTCTTTTGTTAATAGCGGATATAGGAATGACGATGTTTCCATGAAATTTTTCTTTGATAATTTTTAATCCTTCCTCAGCGTCCGGCAAATCCATTTTATTAACGAGGATGACGTAGCCTCTTTTTGAACGAGCAAGTTTGGATATTTGGTAATCCACTTCACTTGGTGAACTTAAAGAATCTTTCTTTATTACCGCTGCCCCGTCCATTATATGGATTATGATTTGAGAATTAAGGATTTCAGAGATGGTTTGAGATATGGATTTACGGACATTCTGGTCTTCATGAATACCATCTATTAAACCAGTAGTATCTATTATTTGTATTTTTTTTTTACCTTTCCCCACCGGTATTTCCAATGTAACAGATTGAAGAGCTAGGGTTTTATGGGGATTACTGTCTACCAGCTCATGAAATGCCGTTTTGCAGGAATATTTTTTTTTGAATTTTGTTCCATCAGGAAGTGCAAAATCGAATTCAAAAATTCTGACTCCAAGATATTCTGCGAAATTTATAAGGAAAGCTGTTTTTCCAACGTTCGGCTTGCCTACTATTAAGCATTTTTTCAAATAAACGGCCACCCCCTCTTAAATTTCATCGATTTCTGCTATGTCTTCGCTTTTTATATATATCAGGTCTTCGCGGGATATTTGTTTCTGACTTATTAACCTCAATGCCTGTCGCCTTATTGCTTTTTCGATGAGATTTCTTACCAGCCTCGCATTTCCCATTTTATCGTAGTGCAAATTTTTTTGGCTTTCTTTGAGAATACGTTCAAGTTTATAAAGAGCTTCCGGAGTCAATTTATACTGTCTTTTTTCAACCATTAACTTTGCTATTTCCATCAATTCTTCCGTGGTATAATCGCTAAATTCTATTTGAATGGGGAATCTGGATCTCAATCCCGGATTTGTTCTCAAAAACCATTCCATTTCATCCTTATATCCCGCCAGTATTACAACGAGATTGTCTTTGTAGTCTTCCATTGCTTTAACTAGCGTATCTATGGCCTCTTTGCCAAAATCCTTTTCTCCCCCTCTAGCAAGAGAATATGCTTCGTCAATGAATAATATGCCACCTAGAGCACGTCTTACTTGTTCCCTCGTCTTCTGAGCGGTATGCCCGATATACTCTCCAACTAAGTCGGCCCTTTCTACTTCGACCAAATGCCCTTTTTGTAGCACTTCCATTTGTTTGAATATTTTGCCTAAAAGCCTCGCTACTGTTGTTTTTCCGGTGCCCGGATTGCCTTTGAAAATCATGTGAAGGACAAGAGGTTCAGAGAACAGTTGTTCTTTTTGTCTCCTTTTTTGAATTTCCACGTAAGCTTGTATTTCTCTAACTAATTGCTTTACTTTCGTAAGTCCAATCAAACTGTCAAGTTCTTTTAATACGTCTTCTATTTTTTCTTCTCCGTTAGGTTTTAGCGGAGATGTTTCCTTTTTTTCATCCATTTCTTTAAATAATATAAAAGCTTCTACCGGCGTAATTGCTCCCTTGGCAATCATATCTATAATCTGGTCAGGATTTTCGACTTTACATTTCAAATTTAAATTGGCCATTTATTTACACCTCCGCCAAAGACAAAACTATACACCAATTTATTATATGCGCTTAAATATTTTCGAGTCACAAATAAAAAACTCCCAAGACTTCTTGGGAGTTTTTTATTGGGTTTCTTCAGTTTTCTTTTCAGCAGAAGGACCTGTAAAACTCACAGGCTTTTGAGGAGCTATTGTAGATACAGCGTGCTTGTAAATCAGCAGCTGCTTTCCATCAGAATCAAGTACCACGGTAAAATTGTCAAATCCGCGCACATAACCTTTCATTTGAAATCCATTGATAAGATAAATAGTTACAGGAGTATTTTCCTTCCTGATTTGATTTAAAAATCCATCTTGAATGTTGATTTGAGTTTTGGTCATTCTTTGTCCCCCTTCTATTTTATGTATATAAAGTTATATTCTAGGAATTTTTCGATTTTCCTTCAACGGATTTAATAATATTTTCTATAATTTTTTCTTTGCCTTCTTTGGATACATCGAACCAAATAATATTTTTGTCTTTTCTAAACCAGGTGTACTGTCTTTTTGCATATCTTCGGGTATCTCTGGAAATTAAGTAAATGGCTTCATGTAATGTAATGCGTCCTTCTAAATAATCTATTATTTCTCGGTAACCAAGAGCCTGCATGGAGTTCAGTTCTTTCGTATATCCCATTGCAAGAAGTTTTTTCACTTCATCCACCCAACCATTTTCAATCATCTTCTGTACTCTCATGTTTATCCTATTATAAAGTTCCTCTCTCGGTCTGGTGAGACCAAAAATTAACAACTCGTAAGGACTTCCCCGCTTTTTGGTTAACTCCTCAAAATGAGAAAAAGGCACACCCGTTTTTATATAGACTTCTAAAGCTCTTATAACCCTTCTCAAATTGTTTGGATGGATTTTTTCTGCGGCCTTTGGATCGATTTGTTTTAATTTGCTGTATAGATATTCATTGCCGTATTTTTCGGCTTCAACTTTCAACTGCCTTCTTAGACTTTCATCTTTGTCAAAGCTGGAAAATGTATAACCGTAACAGACGGCGTTTACATAAAGTCCAGTCCCTCCTGTAAGAATGGGTATCTTGCCGCGGCTGTGGATATCGGCAATGAATTTTTCCGCTAGTGCTTTGAATTCTGCTACGCTGAATTCTTCATCCGGGTAGATAATATCTACCATGTGATGAGGAACACCTTTTCTTTCCTCGAGGGTTGGTTTTGCCGTACCGATATCCATATATTTGTAAATTTGCATTGAATCGGCTGAGATTATCTCTCCATCTAATTTTAGTGCTACTTCTATAGATACTTCGGTTTTCCCCACGGCAGTAGGACCTACGATGGCTACTAATATTTTTTTATCCATTTATCCGCTTAAATTTCTTTTCTAATTCGTAAATTGTAATTGAAATCATCGTAGGTCTTCCGTGGGGACAGGAATATGGATTTTTTGTGTTCATAAGCTGATTCAAGAGCTCCTGCATTTCATCAAAAGAAAGATCATCGCCCGCCTTTATTGCAGTATGACATGCCATAGAAGCTAAGAATTTTTCGCGTGAGCGCCATCTTAGTTCGCCATTTTCTTTTAACTCATCAATTGCTTCTCGCAAAGATTCCGGTTGCACTGGTTTATTTAAAAGATAAGGTACCGATCTAATTAATAGCGTGTCTTTTCCAAATGTCTCGAAGTCAAATCCCATTTTTCTTATGAGGTCGCTGTTTTCCTCCACAAAATTTATTTCTTCAAAAGTAAGTTTTAAGGTTAACGGACATACTAGCTCTTGCGAAATGTCCTGTGAATTTAATCCTTCAGAATATCTTTCAAAAAGTATTCTTTCGTGGGCTGCATGCTGATCTATCAGGTAAAATTCTTTTTCTCCTTGAACTACAATATACGTCTTAAAAAGCTGCCCTAAAATCCGGGTAAAATGAACGTCGAAAATGGGGCTTTCTGTTCTCACATCCTTACCGGTATTCCCATACTGCTCATTAGTTTTAATTTTGTTTTCTATTTTTCCATAAATTTTGGTAAAATATTCTTCTTTCAACAAGCTTTCATTTTCCGCCGTGCTGTATCGTTCGGAAAAGTTAATTTTAGAAAAGCTCAGTTTTTCTTTTGGTACCAATGTGGTTCTAGATAAACCTTCCCTAATGGTTTCGTATAAAGACTGAAGCACTTCATTTTCACATTGAAATCTTATTTCAGTTTTAGCGGGATGAACATTGACATCTATTAACGAGCTTTCTATTTCTATTTTTACGAAAGCTATGGGAAATTTATCGTTAGGTATTAAGCTTTTATAAGCCTTTTCTAAAGAAACGCTCAAACCTTTGTCTTTTACAAGGCGTCCATTGACAAAAAACGTTTCCCAGGATCTATTTCCCCGTGTGTGCTTTGGAGGCGATGTGTAGCCGTATATACGGCCAAAATTGAATGTTTTGTCGACTAAGATCATGTCTTTTGCTATATCGAATCCGTAAATCCTGGCTATTACTTCTTGCAGATTTCCATTGCCAGGAGTGAAGAGCACTTCTTTACCGTCTACGGATAACTTGAAAGATATGTCGGGGTGACCTATTGCATATTTTGATACAAGGTCCACAATTAGAGAGGATTCTCTCGACGACGACTGAAGAAATTTTAAGCGCGCGGGTGTATTGAAAAAAATATCCTTTACAATTATACAACAGCCTTCTTTCACGGCTGCTTCTTCGAATTCTTCTATGATACCTCCCCGCAGCGTGCATTTGGTTCCAATCGATGATTCCCTTGTCTTCGTAAAAACGGTTAATACAGAAACCGATGCAATGCTGGGTAAAGCTTCACCCCTAAAACCGAGGGTATTTATTTTAAATATATCATCCAAATTTGATATTTTGCTTGTGGCATGTCTTTCGAAGGCGAGCCTGACGTCATCAGGATCCATGCCTTCGCCGTCGTCTGTAACTTTTATAAGGCTTTTTCCTCCTTTTTCGATTTCAACAAAAATATGCTTGCTTCCTGCATCGATAGAATTTTCAATGAGTTCCTTTACGACGGAGACCGGTCTTTCTATGACTTCGCCAGCCGCTATTTTGGCCGAGATACTATCATCCAATATTTTGATCTTTCCCATTTTACTTTCTCCTTAAATCAGTTTTTGTTTAATTGAATAAAGTAAATTGAGAGCTTCCAAAGGAGTTATAGTGTTTATATCCAAATCTTTAATTAATCTAATGACCTGTTCATTTTTTATGCTTTCTATATTAAGCTGTGTCTCACTTGAAGTTGAAGCAACATCTTCGACTGCCGCTATTTGTTTCGCTTGAATGTTTGATTTGTCATGCTGTTCTAATTCCTCAAGAATTTGTTGAGCCCTGTGTATAACGTTTTTTGGTAATCCAGCAAGTTTTGCTACCTGAATGCCGTAACTTTTGTCGGCTTCTCCATCTACAATTTTTCTTAAAAATATAATGTCTTCTCCACGCTCTTTCACTAGAACCTTAAAATTTTTAACACCTTTTAGTTTCTTTAGCTGAGTTATCTCATGGTAATGGGTGGCAAAAAGAGTTTTCGCCTTTATATGTTTGTTGATATATTCTATTACAGCCCACGCGATGCTTAGACCATCATAAGTACTAGTGCCTCGGCCAATTTCATCTAGAATGAGTAAGCTCTTAGAAGTGGCGTTCTTTAATATATTGGCCACTTCTATCATTTCCACCATAAAAGTGCTCTGGCCTGATGCGAGGTTATCAGAAGCGCCAATTCGAGTGAAGATGCGGTCAACTATTCCGATTTGAGCACTTTTTGCTGGTACAAAACTCCCTATATGAGCCATGAGCACTATCAGGGCTACTTGTCTCATATAGGTAGATTTTCCTGCCATGTTGGGGCCTGTGATAATCGATATCATTGAATCTTTACAATCTATATGAGTATCATTGGGGATAAACATTTCATCTTTGAGAGTCAGCTCTACAACGGGGTGACGTCCTTCTATTATATGTATTTCATCGTTTAATGTGAGTTCAGGCTTTACGTAATTGTTACATGCTGCAACTTCGGCAAGCGATAATAATACATCCAGGACGGAAATTACTTGAGAGCTTTTTTTGAGCCTTGGTATTTCTGCAATGAGTTTTTCGCGGATTTGGCAGAAAACTTCATATTCCAGTTCTAAAAGTTTTTCTTCAGCACCCAGGATGAGTGATTCATATTCCTTTAACTCTTCGGTTACAAATCTTTCGCCATTTGCTAGAGTTTGTTTCCTAATATATTCTTTTGGGACTAATGGTAAGTTGGCTTTTGTAACTTCGATGTAATATCCGAATACTTTGTTATAGCCTACTTTCAATGATTTTATACCAGTTCTTTCCTTCTCTTTTCTTTCGAGTTCTGCTATCCAGTTCTTGCCTTCAGTAGCTGCTTTTCTCAATTTATCGATGTCGGCATTAAAACCATCCTTTATTAATCCTCCCTCTTTAAGGGATAGCGGTGGGTCTTCGTTGATTGAGTTTTCCAGAATTTCATATACATCGTTTAATGGATCTAGATCATTGTGAAGTGTTACCAATAATTTAGTGCTGCATCTAGCCAGCAGTTCTTTTATTTTTGGGAAATATTTAACCGTGTTTTTGATAGCTAAAAGGTCTCTTGCATTGACGTTCCCACATACCAGCTTTCCTGTTAGCCTTTCAAGGTCGTATAAATTTTTAAGCTGTTCTTTTAATTCTTGTCGAAGAAAATAGTCGTTATAGAACTCTTCTACAGCATCCTGCCGTTCTTTTATCTTAATGATGTCTATTAAAGGTTGTTCTATCCACTTTCTCAAAGTTCGACCGCCCATAGGCGTTTCTGTTTTGTCAAGCACCCAAAATAATGTCCCGTATCTTTTTCCGTCGGCCAAGGATTCGGTTAGCTCCAAATTTTTACGGCAGGAAATATCAAGAACCATGTATTCGTTTCTTTCATAATACTTAATGGAATTGATATGGTTTAAGGTAAGCTTTTGGGTTTCTCTCAAATAATTGAGACACGCTCCGGAAGCGATGACGGAGTAGGTTTTTTTTAAAATATCTGCGAGCTGTTCTTCGCCAAATTGTGATAATAGGAGTTCTTTTGCCGATTCTAAATTAAAATAATCGTCTTCCCTAGTAGTGAGCAGAAAATTAAAATTGGTTTTCAATGTTTTTTTAAGTAATTCGTCATTATAAAAAGAGATATTTACCAAACATTCCGGAGGTTCAAGCTTTGAAAGTTCATCGAGCAGTTCCTGGTAGGGATATGGGCTTTGGATTTCGGTGGTTAAAAATTCACCAGTCATCAAATCTGCCGCAGCAATTCCAAAATTATGTTTTTCCCTGTAAATGCAAACTAAATAATTATTCTTTTTTTCATCGAGGGCATTTATTTCTGTAATAGTGCCCGGCGTTATTATCTTTACGACTTCGCGCTTTACTATCCCCTTTGCTTTTTTGGGATCTTCCACCTGTTCACATATTACAACTTTATAACCTTTGTTTATTAATTTGTATATATATTGGTCCGCTGCGTGGTAAGGAACACCAGCCATGGGAACCCGATTCTCCGGGTCTCGCGAAGTTAGCGCTATTTCGAGTTCCTTTGCAGCGATATGAGCGTCTTCAAAAAACATTTCGTAAAAATCACCGAGGCGAAAAAACACTATATAATCTTTGTATTTTTCTTTTATTTCTCTATATTGCTTTATCATCGGAGTATCCATTTAAAAATTTAAAACCCTCCTTAAGGAACTACTTTAACAATTTTCCTATTAACGACCACGTGTGTGGTTCTGTTATTTTTACTTTTACTATTTTCCCAATATATTCCTCGGGGCCTTCAAAATTAACCACCTTGTTTGTCCTAGTCCTTCCTGTCAGTCTATGGGGATTGTTTCGGCTTATACCTTCAACGAGCAATTCAACTATTTGATTTTTAAGTAATTTATTCTTTTTGGCGCTGATAGAATCCTGAAGTTTCATTAGTCGATTCAACCGGTCCTTTTTCACTTCTTCGTCCACCTGATTTTCCATTTCGGCAGCCGGTGTACCTTTTCGCTTGGAGTAAGCAAACATGAAAGCTTGGTCAAATTCAACTCTTTTTACAAGGTCCAACGTGTCTTGAAAATCTTCTTCTGTTTCCCCGGGAAAACCAACTATTATATCAGTGGAAATTGCAATTTCTGGTATAGCATTTCTTAATTTTTCTACTAATTTCATATAGTGTTCTCTTGTATATCTTCTATTCATTGCTTCGAGTACCTTATTGCTCCCTGCCTGTACCGGCAAGTGAATATGCTCGCATACTTTTTCGCAGTCCTTCATGGCTTCGATGAGTTCGTCGGAAAGGTCTTTTGGATGAGAAGTGGTGAACCTAATCCTTTCGATTCCGTCGATTTCGTTCAAACGCCTCAAAAGAGCCGGAAATTTAACCTCCCCACTTAGATCTTTGCCGTAAGAATTTACATTCTGACCCAACAAATTAATTTCTTTAAAACCCTGTTTTGCCAATTCTTCCACTTCTTTAATTATATCTTGAGGTTTCCTGCTTTTTTCTCTACCTCTTACGTAGGGGACGATGCAATATGTGCAGAAGTTGTTGCACCCGTAAGTTATAGTGACCCACGCCTTTACTTTATCTTCCCGCTCTATCGGTAAATTCTCCTCTACCGCAGAATAGTCTCCACTCGTTTCAATTACGGTCATATTGGCTAGCCTGGCGTTTTCTATTAACTGGGGCAGTTTGTGTACATTGTGT
The genomic region above belongs to Caldanaerovirga acetigignens and contains:
- a CDS encoding aminotransferase class I/II-fold pyridoxal phosphate-dependent enzyme produces the protein MHSITREIIKTRFSINDEIITLAESVVKEIGKEFEKVSEIVECNQLKVTAAMVENDLSDFHLNDSTGYGYNDLGRETIEAVYSSVFRAEDALVRPQIISGTHAIILCFFGVLKPQDELLCVTGEPYDTLKDAILGKNVGSLREYNIKYSHVELRNGKPDFEKIREKISEKTKMVLIQRSRGYSMRPTLDIESIKELIEYIKEIKEDIVCLVDNCYGEFTETKEPTEVGADLCAGSLIKNPGGGIAPTGGYVVGKRELIEQCAYRLYAPGLGKNCGPSLNFNRLALQGLFYSPMIVGEALKGSIFISRFFERAGFKVYPSYNEKRSDIVTAIEMGDKESLISFCRGLQKVGPVDAHIVPEPWEMPGYAHQVIMAGGSFIQGASIELSADAPIMEPFVVYIQGGINFFHVKLGAMKALQNMIDEGIYKGQFN
- a CDS encoding GTPase, whose amino-acid sequence is MAVYLKKCLIVGKPNVGKTAFLINFAEYLGVRIFEFDFALPDGTKFKKKYSCKTAFHELVDSNPHKTLALQSVTLEIPVGKGKKKIQIIDTTGLIDGIHEDQNVRKSISQTISEILNSQIIIHIMDGAAVIKKDSLSSPSEVDYQISKLARSKRGYVILVNKMDLPDAEEGLKIIKEKFHGNIVIPISAINKRGFKEVKTFVAYNL
- the spoVK gene encoding stage V sporulation protein K; its protein translation is MANLNLKCKVENPDQIIDMIAKGAITPVEAFILFKEMDEKKETSPLKPNGEEKIEDVLKELDSLIGLTKVKQLVREIQAYVEIQKRRQKEQLFSEPLVLHMIFKGNPGTGKTTVARLLGKIFKQMEVLQKGHLVEVERADLVGEYIGHTAQKTREQVRRALGGILFIDEAYSLARGGEKDFGKEAIDTLVKAMEDYKDNLVVILAGYKDEMEWFLRTNPGLRSRFPIQIEFSDYTTEELMEIAKLMVEKRQYKLTPEALYKLERILKESQKNLHYDKMGNARLVRNLIEKAIRRQALRLISQKQISREDLIYIKSEDIAEIDEI
- the hfq gene encoding RNA chaperone Hfq, producing the protein MTKTQINIQDGFLNQIRKENTPVTIYLINGFQMKGYVRGFDNFTVVLDSDGKQLLIYKHAVSTIAPQKPVSFTGPSAEKKTEETQ
- the miaA gene encoding tRNA (adenosine(37)-N6)-dimethylallyltransferase MiaA, with translation MDKKILVAIVGPTAVGKTEVSIEVALKLDGEIISADSMQIYKYMDIGTAKPTLEERKGVPHHMVDIIYPDEEFSVAEFKALAEKFIADIHSRGKIPILTGGTGLYVNAVCYGYTFSSFDKDESLRRQLKVEAEKYGNEYLYSKLKQIDPKAAEKIHPNNLRRVIRALEVYIKTGVPFSHFEELTKKRGSPYELLIFGLTRPREELYNRINMRVQKMIENGWVDEVKKLLAMGYTKELNSMQALGYREIIDYLEGRITLHEAIYLISRDTRRYAKRQYTWFRKDKNIIWFDVSKEGKEKIIENIIKSVEGKSKNS
- the mutL gene encoding DNA mismatch repair endonuclease MutL; the protein is MGKIKILDDSISAKIAAGEVIERPVSVVKELIENSIDAGSKHIFVEIEKGGKSLIKVTDDGEGMDPDDVRLAFERHATSKISNLDDIFKINTLGFRGEALPSIASVSVLTVFTKTRESSIGTKCTLRGGIIEEFEEAAVKEGCCIIVKDIFFNTPARLKFLQSSSRESSLIVDLVSKYAIGHPDISFKLSVDGKEVLFTPGNGNLQEVIARIYGFDIAKDMILVDKTFNFGRIYGYTSPPKHTRGNRSWETFFVNGRLVKDKGLSVSLEKAYKSLIPNDKFPIAFVKIEIESSLIDVNVHPAKTEIRFQCENEVLQSLYETIREGLSRTTLVPKEKLSFSKINFSERYSTAENESLLKEEYFTKIYGKIENKIKTNEQYGNTGKDVRTESPIFDVHFTRILGQLFKTYIVVQGEKEFYLIDQHAAHERILFERYSEGLNSQDISQELVCPLTLKLTFEEINFVEENSDLIRKMGFDFETFGKDTLLIRSVPYLLNKPVQPESLREAIDELKENGELRWRSREKFLASMACHTAIKAGDDLSFDEMQELLNQLMNTKNPYSCPHGRPTMISITIYELEKKFKRING
- the mutS gene encoding DNA mismatch repair protein MutS, with protein sequence MDTPMIKQYREIKEKYKDYIVFFRLGDFYEMFFEDAHIAAKELEIALTSRDPENRVPMAGVPYHAADQYIYKLINKGYKVVICEQVEDPKKAKGIVKREVVKIITPGTITEINALDEKKNNYLVCIYREKHNFGIAAADLMTGEFLTTEIQSPYPYQELLDELSKLEPPECLVNISFYNDELLKKTLKTNFNFLLTTREDDYFNLESAKELLLSQFGEEQLADILKKTYSVIASGACLNYLRETQKLTLNHINSIKYYERNEYMVLDISCRKNLELTESLADGKRYGTLFWVLDKTETPMGGRTLRKWIEQPLIDIIKIKERQDAVEEFYNDYFLRQELKEQLKNLYDLERLTGKLVCGNVNARDLLAIKNTVKYFPKIKELLARCSTKLLVTLHNDLDPLNDVYEILENSINEDPPLSLKEGGLIKDGFNADIDKLRKAATEGKNWIAELERKEKERTGIKSLKVGYNKVFGYYIEVTKANLPLVPKEYIRKQTLANGERFVTEELKEYESLILGAEEKLLELEYEVFCQIREKLIAEIPRLKKSSQVISVLDVLLSLAEVAACNNYVKPELTLNDEIHIIEGRHPVVELTLKDEMFIPNDTHIDCKDSMISIITGPNMAGKSTYMRQVALIVLMAHIGSFVPAKSAQIGIVDRIFTRIGASDNLASGQSTFMVEMIEVANILKNATSKSLLILDEIGRGTSTYDGLSIAWAVIEYINKHIKAKTLFATHYHEITQLKKLKGVKNFKVLVKERGEDIIFLRKIVDGEADKSYGIQVAKLAGLPKNVIHRAQQILEELEQHDKSNIQAKQIAAVEDVASTSSETQLNIESIKNEQVIRLIKDLDINTITPLEALNLLYSIKQKLI
- the miaB gene encoding tRNA (N6-isopentenyl adenosine(37)-C2)-methylthiotransferase MiaB, translated to MLKYHILTWGCQMNLHDTEVISGVLQKIGYCPVDNLKEADIIILNTCCVRENAEKKVYGRLGHLKQFKQRNPNLIIGICGCMVQQPHVVEYITEHFPYVDLIFGIHNVHKLPQLIENARLANMTVIETSGDYSAVEENLPIEREDKVKAWVTITYGCNNFCTYCIVPYVRGREKSRKPQDIIKEVEELAKQGFKEINLLGQNVNSYGKDLSGEVKFPALLRRLNEIDGIERIRFTTSHPKDLSDELIEAMKDCEKVCEHIHLPVQAGSNKVLEAMNRRYTREHYMKLVEKLRNAIPEIAISTDIIVGFPGETEEDFQDTLDLVKRVEFDQAFMFAYSKRKGTPAAEMENQVDEEVKKDRLNRLMKLQDSISAKKNKLLKNQIVELLVEGISRNNPHRLTGRTRTNKVVNFEGPEEYIGKIVKVKITEPHTWSLIGKLLK